AACGTTCAGCTGACCGGCGTCGCGTTCCACGAGCTCGACGACCTCGCGCTCGGATAGACGCGCGTCGTGCCCGCTCAGCCGGCGGCGCGGCGGTAGGTGCGGCTCTCGAACTGCGGCACGAAACCCGCACCCAGGTAGGCGCGGCGGGCCGGTTCGTTGCCTTTGACGAAGTAGATCTTCAGGGTCGAGCAGCCCGCTTCCGCGAGCCGGTCGAGGCCGGCGCGCAGCACGGCCGACGCCAGCCCGCGGCCCTGGAACGCGTCCTCCGTGCGCATCGGCTCTACCAGTCCGACGCCGGTCACGGTGTCGGCCCAGAACAGGCCGTACGCGGCGACCGCGTCGGTCGCGGTCTCGACGATGCAGAGGTCGAGGTCGGGTCGGTACACCGCGCACTCACCCAGGCGCGCCGCGACATGCTCGCCGCTGCGCGCGACCATGTGGTGCGGACGGTCGGCGCGTTCCGCGTACGACGAGACGACGAATCCGTCGGGCAACGCGGTCATCGGCGCCCGCGCGCTCGCGGGCATCATCGTGCCGACGTGGACCTCGTCGGTTGCGACGAAGCCCGCCGCGCTCGCCGCGTCGATCAACGCACGGTCGTCGCCACGGATCTCCATCTCCGTGGGTTTGCTCGCGAAGGTGTCGAGCAACTCGGTGAACCGCGTACCCGCGATCCGCAGCGCCGACGCGGAGTCGTGGCGCGCGTCGAGCACCTGGCAGCCGAAGTTGTCGCCCCAGTCGGTGAACACGATCGCCGCGGCCGGGCGGTCGTCGTCGAGCCAGAACGTCGACGCGCGCGGATCGGGATGCTGATCCCGCCGCCACGACCATTGCAGGTCGGCGGCTTCCCAGTCGCCACCCGTCGGGTTCGCGAGACGCGCGGCGTGGAGCAACTCCGTGACCAACGCGAGATGCTCCAGGCCGGTGGCCTGATACTCACGCATCGCGCCGCGCCACCGCGAGGTACACGTCGTCTCCGTCATCGAAGTCGAGCAGCTCCCAACCCGTGCTCGCGCACGCGGTCGCGAGGTTCGCGGGCGCGCGGACGTCGGCGTCCCGGAGATCGTGGCCGTGGCGTGCCGCGAGTGCGGCACGCC
Above is a genomic segment from Acidimicrobiia bacterium containing:
- a CDS encoding GNAT family N-acetyltransferase encodes the protein MREYQATGLEHLALVTELLHAARLANPTGGDWEAADLQWSWRRDQHPDPRASTFWLDDDRPAAAIVFTDWGDNFGCQVLDARHDSASALRIAGTRFTELLDTFASKPTEMEIRGDDRALIDAASAAGFVATDEVHVGTMMPASARAPMTALPDGFVVSSYAERADRPHHMVARSGEHVAARLGECAVYRPDLDLCIVETATDAVAAYGLFWADTVTGVGLVEPMRTEDAFQGRGLASAVLRAGLDRLAEAGCSTLKIYFVKGNEPARRAYLGAGFVPQFESRTYRRAAG